The nucleotide sequence AGTAACTAGCGCCAGGGGTGGCCGATGGGCGCCGCGACCGCGACTGGCGCGTGGGCCACAGCGATAGGCGCGTGAGCGACCGCCACCGGCGCGTGGGCCACCGCTACTGCTGGAGCCTGCAAACATTTTCATGAATTAACTGgagaaaatagaaaagaagaaattatttgcaaatattaagCATTAAGCATTCACTATTATAtagtaagtttttaaatatccgTGATACTCTCAGCGCTAAattctctttttttaattcatataacgTACGGGATGAGCGTTGCCTGTCCTCTCAACGACGGCGTTGAACCCGTTGACGTGGTCAGCGGTGTACGTGACCTTCCTCAAGTGGCCGTCGGGTTCCACCAGGCTGTAGGAGCCGTGGACCACGCCGTTCTGCAGCGTCTCCTGGGCGTCCTTGTGGTCGCCGGTGGAGGGATCGTTGACGCCGTACGAGTACGTGTAGGCGGGGTTGGGGTCGACAGGCTCTGCACGAACGACCTGCGGGAGAATTGTCTTACGAATAAATACATGCATACATCATGGGCATTTGTTATAAACTGGAACGATTTCACTCTTGAAAGTATTGTTCAACTTTTAAGCTTctcgaaaataatattttttttttaattgagtgTTTCTTCTAGCAGACGTTTCTAGAAATGAAGAAATTGAAGTCAATTGGGCTGCATGAAATATATTAGGTTTACGTGAGCAACAGCTGGAGCTGCTATCGTGTGGGCGATGGGTGCTGCATGGATGGCCGGCGCCGCGTAGCCGATGGTGTCGAGGTAACCAGGAGCCGCCGACGCCACGGCGCACACGCAGCAAACAATGAAGAACTGACcaacataaacaaaacataacgAGAACTGAACCTGTAGTTCCTTATTACTTGATCAATTCTTT is from Zerene cesonia ecotype Mississippi chromosome 15, Zerene_cesonia_1.1, whole genome shotgun sequence and encodes:
- the LOC119832189 gene encoding cuticle protein 8-like, producing MRVRTATHVLLYTHRPHAIVMYAKFFIVCCVCAVASAAPGYLDTIGYAAPAIHAAPIAHTIAAPAVAHVVRAEPVDPNPAYTYSYGVNDPSTGDHKDAQETLQNGVVHGSYSLVEPDGHLRKVTYTADHVNGFNAVVERTGNAHPAPAVAVAHAPVAVAHAPIAVAHAPVAVAAPIGHPWR